The following is a genomic window from Candidatus Obscuribacter sp..
TCTTGCGTCCAGTGTTTCGGCTCTTTTGAGGATGGCTATGCCCTGTAACTCCTCATCTTTAAGCTCTTTTGTCGGTTTTGGCCGCTGAGCCATTGCTGGTTGCCAGGTTGCCAAAGTTGCGAGGGTTAAAGTAGCGAGGGTTAAAGAGATGGCCAAAGACGAGAGGACTAAAGACGTGCGGGCAAAAGAAGAGACGACAGGCATAATTTTCCCGTTATTTATGGGCGACTTTGTTTGATTATACTGACTATTTGTTGGCTTCGGCATATTGTTTTAATTTGGGCTGATATACTCAGCAAACGCCTTTTAGTGGAGTTTACGATGCCAATCAGCAGCAAGTTAGTGGTCGCTTTGTCTGGACTATTTTTTAGTGGTGCTTTTGTCGCGGCTGATGCTGCTGACGTTAAGCCCCCGGCCAAACCTGCGCCGTCTGGTAAGGCTGCCAGTACTGACAAGTCGGCTGAGACAAAAGCCGCTAAGGCTCCCGATGCTAAAGCTAATAGTGCCAAAGCTACTGATAGTAAAGTCGGAATGGTTAAGGGTGGTCATCCCGAAAACTGGGGACTCAAATTTACTGACGCCGAGCGCGCCGAAATGAAAAAGGAGTCTGATGCCATCCAGAAGGCACTATGCGATAAGCACTACACCCATGGCACCGCTGATTTAGAAAAAAGTCAGGTAGAAAAGGGCTATCTGGAAGCTGTCGCGCTTTTTAAAGAAAAGAAGTTTGCTGAAGCCAAAGCGCGCTTTACCAAAGCAATTGAGGCTAACGACAAGCCTGAAGAAAAAGCTCTCTATAAGACCCTGGTGATGGCTACTTTTAAACACTCACGCAACTACGTCGGCCGTGCCTCATGCTGCTATGAAATGCAAGATTATGCAGGCGCAGTCAAGGATGCAGACGAGGCAATCAAGATTTGTCCTGATTACTCACAACCCTATATCGTGCGTGCCAGGGCTTACAAAGCCCTCAAGTTGCCTGATGCCTACATCAAAGACGTCAATACCGCTAGCAGTCTTGATACCATGCCGCGTGCTCTAGTAATGGATATGAAGTCCATGGGCGGTTTGATGAAGTCTACGTCGCGTATTTTTGCTCAAAAGATTAGAGGCATGGAAAACCGCGTTGCCGAAAAAACCTTTGTAAATGGCGCTGCTGGACTCAAAAAGTCGCAGTATTTTCCCATGATGCGCGAAGGTCTGGAGCTGGAGAATCGCAATGACTTTAAAGCAGCACAGACTAAGTTTGGTCTTGTACTCAAAGCTTTGCACGATCCCGCTGAGCTGGCCCTGTGGAAAGATAAATCAGCGCTAGATCGTCGCCGTGCATCTGCTTATCAGCATCTCGCTTTTTGTAAGCTCAATTTAAAAGAATACAACGATGCAATCGGTTATCTCACTGAGGCCATCAAGCTGGATCCAAATGGCTCACAGGCTTATATCAATCGTTCAAAAGCTTATGCCAAAATCGGCAAGATGAAAGAGTCAGAGGCTGATGCAGCTAAAGCTGCCTCAATCAAACCAGCACCCGGTCAAACATCCGGTGAAATGGATTAGTCTCAAGCCAGAGTGAGTCAGATGTCTCTAAGTGAGAGTGAGTCAGATTACGCCACTACGGCTATACCTCTGGCTGAGCGCAAAAGCGCTTTTACTATGGGGCTTTTGTGGATCACAATGGTGACTTCTTTTCCTACTGTGATGTTTGGTGTCGAGTGGTATAAAAAAGGTCTGACATTAACGCAAGTTGCTAGTTTGACTGGTCTTAGCTGCATGCTGTTGATGTTGTATTCGATACCATCTACCCAGCTTGGTGCGCGTAGCGGGCTCAGTTACACTGCATTGAGCCGTTGTATTTTTGGCAGATTTGGCTCGCGACTGATTACTTGTAATTTGATCTGGTTGTTTGTCGGCTGTTACGGACTAATTGCGTTATATCTGGCGGAGAGTCTCAATGCTCTCTTTCACTGGCAAATCGCCCTGCCTCTTTTGTCTGCGATCGTGGCAATGCTTATGTCGGTAAATAACTTCTTTGCCTTTACCGGTGTTGCTAATTTTGCCAGATATGTAGCTGCACCGGCATTAATAGGTTGGGTTGGTTATACCTTTTGCAAAGCCGCTGCGGTATGTCCGCCGACTGTCTGGCAGCAGCCCGAGACCATGCCTTTTGCTGTGGCTTTGACCAGTGTTTCCACTCTCGTTATTGGTTTTGCCGTCTGGGGCAATGAGTCTGACTATTGGCGCCACAGTAAGCCCGGGCTGGCTAATTCGGCCTTGCCGCTGATGTTTGCTCTGGCCATTGGACAGATGATTTTTCCACTAGCCGGATGGATGGTAGCCAAAAATACTGGTATCACCGAGTATGGTGCTGCTACAGCTTTTATCAATGACTACAGTTTTGCAGGTATGCCGCTTGTGGCGGCACTGGTGCTATCGGCGTCATACTTTGCATGTAACGACTCCAATCTCTTTGGCGCTGTGCAGGCATGTGAAAACCTCAAGCCCATGACGCACAGGCGCTGGGCCTTTATCGTGGCGCTGGTGTCAGCTCTTTGTGCTGCGGTGCTCTCTACCAAGGGCCTGTCTAAGTCAATGGAATTATTTACCAGTCTCAACCCTATTGTTTTGCCGACCCCTACTGTGATCATGCTCTGCGAATG
Proteins encoded in this region:
- a CDS encoding tetratricopeptide repeat protein, whose product is MPISSKLVVALSGLFFSGAFVAADAADVKPPAKPAPSGKAASTDKSAETKAAKAPDAKANSAKATDSKVGMVKGGHPENWGLKFTDAERAEMKKESDAIQKALCDKHYTHGTADLEKSQVEKGYLEAVALFKEKKFAEAKARFTKAIEANDKPEEKALYKTLVMATFKHSRNYVGRASCCYEMQDYAGAVKDADEAIKICPDYSQPYIVRARAYKALKLPDAYIKDVNTASSLDTMPRALVMDMKSMGGLMKSTSRIFAQKIRGMENRVAEKTFVNGAAGLKKSQYFPMMREGLELENRNDFKAAQTKFGLVLKALHDPAELALWKDKSALDRRRASAYQHLAFCKLNLKEYNDAIGYLTEAIKLDPNGSQAYINRSKAYAKIGKMKESEADAAKAASIKPAPGQTSGEMD
- a CDS encoding cytosine permease, producing the protein MSLSESESDYATTAIPLAERKSAFTMGLLWITMVTSFPTVMFGVEWYKKGLTLTQVASLTGLSCMLLMLYSIPSTQLGARSGLSYTALSRCIFGRFGSRLITCNLIWLFVGCYGLIALYLAESLNALFHWQIALPLLSAIVAMLMSVNNFFAFTGVANFARYVAAPALIGWVGYTFCKAAAVCPPTVWQQPETMPFAVALTSVSTLVIGFAVWGNESDYWRHSKPGLANSALPLMFALAIGQMIFPLAGWMVAKNTGITEYGAATAFINDYSFAGMPLVAALVLSASYFACNDSNLFGAVQACENLKPMTHRRWAFIVALVSALCAAVLSTKGLSKSMELFTSLNPIVLPTPTVIMLCEWFLRARVFKAAPISELKVLPYDQLPFICGAAFVALLAGTAVGLLTSGLLPGLSWCLFGVSSIQAWLTAAVVYIPLRLIEHRRLGV